In a genomic window of Lathamus discolor isolate bLatDis1 chromosome 4, bLatDis1.hap1, whole genome shotgun sequence:
- the HTR1F gene encoding 5-hydroxytryptamine receptor 1F, with protein MDLINSTEQNGTSEELFKWATSKILISITLSVLALMTTAINSLVMTAIIVTRKLHHPANYLICSLAVTDFLVAVLVMPFSIVYIVKETWIMGQVVCDIWLSVDITCCTCSILHLSAIALDRYRAITDAVEYARKRTPKHAGIMITVVWIISIFISMPPLFWRHQTTSRDDECIIKHDHIVSTIYSTFGAFYIPLALILILYYKIYKAAKTFHRRSVSRIVREEVNGQVLLDAGERSTKSVSMPSTAEKTSDPVMNCDKINSTIRSPRSESKHEKSWKKQRISSTRERKAATTLGLILGAFVICWLPFFVKEVVVNTCERCHISEDMSNFLAWLGYINSLINPLIYTIFNEDFKKAFQKLVRCRHYL; from the coding sequence atggatTTAATAAACTCAACTGAACAAAATGGTACATCAGAAGAACTATTTAAATGGGCGACATCCAAGATTCTCATTTCCATTACCCTATCTGTGCTTGCACTAATGACAACGGCCATCAATTCTCTTGTGATGACTGCAATAATTGTAACAAGAAAGCTCCACCACCCTGCCAACTATCTAATCTGCTCACTTGCAGTGACTGATTTCCTTGTGGCAGTCCTCGTAATGCCCTTCAGTATTGTCTACATTGTAAAGGAGACCTGGATCATGGGGCAAGTGGTGTGTGACATCTGGCTGAGCGTGGACATTACGTGCTGCACATGTTCCATCTTGCATCTCTCTGCCATTGCTTTGGACCGGTACAGAGCAATCACAGATGCTGTGGAATATGCACGGAAAAGGACACCTAAGCATGCTGGCATCATGATCACAGTGGTGTGGATCATATCCATTTTTATCTCCATGCCACCTTTGTTTTGGCGGCACCAGACAACCAGCAGGGATGACGAATGCATCATCAAACATGACCACATTGTTTCCACCATTTACTCTACATTTGGCGCCTTCTATATCCCACTGGCCTTGATTCTGATCCTTTATTACAAGATATACAAGGCAGCAAAGACATTTCACAGAAGAAGCGTCAGCAGGATTGTAAGGGAGGAGGTAAATGGACAAGTTCTCTTGGACGCAGGTGAAAGAAGCACCAAGTCAGTTTCAatgcccagcacagcagagaagacaTCAGATCCAGTGATGAACTGTGATAAAATCAATAGCACCATACGAAGCCCCAGGTCTGAATCTAAGCATGAGAAGTCCTGGAAAAAACAGAGAATTTCTAGCACAAGAGAGCGAAAGGCAGCAACTACGCTGGGTCTGATCTTGGGGGCATTTGTGATCTGCTGGCTCCCTTTCTTTGTAAAAGAAGTAGTTGTTAATACCTGTGAAAGATGTCATATCTCGGAAGACATGTCTAATTTCCTAGCATGGCTGGGATACATAAATTCCCTTATTAACCCTCTAATCTACACAATCTTTAATGAAGATTTCAAGAAAGCCTTCCAGAAGCTTGTGAGGTGTAGGCATTATCTTTAA